A stretch of Diabrotica undecimpunctata isolate CICGRU unplaced genomic scaffold, icDiaUnde3 ctg00000568.1, whole genome shotgun sequence DNA encodes these proteins:
- the LOC140431107 gene encoding uncharacterized protein has product MDALIKRRGILKGQLTIFECFINNLTESTVSQLPTRVSKCKDLWNQFDNIQTEIEDTDDTSQQSKERQDFEERYYIAMGKVEELQNASVSGSHINQNQSISRSDKNVKLPPLEIPYFHGNYESWTEFYDIFTSVIHNNNTLSNAEKFHYLKRALKHKAADTIQSLKATDSNYLLALDLLKDRFENPKLIIKGHIDSIIKLPQLVKESGTQLRTFLDSIRKDIRALSSLGQPIESWDVILLVILESKLDIATKREWQKHGPKANFSTLANFLDFIEEKCQYLEEGIEVNKATIHKSWETKGRSDRQPTTSRAFIETNGKACHICGSYHSLYQCQKFKELSLQLRRDEVRKTNVCWNCLRIGHRVQNCTSGGCRSCGKRHHTLLHSDINNKVENTQIHNQTGQNTRTIQGTSTHRLHMGGSGIQNNTGTQNQKAFTSQAIHGQNSYGQAVNQSSSDQGFQLDDTTLGLDTTPTDNQTTGQGFQLDSFKSTQMVEEVQEQVLLSTAIIHMVDNIGNMHKCRALLDSGSQSNFITRSLAEKLQLTGQKINIPVVGIGQGITNIKRSVKATIHSRFEGGYKCNTSFLVIDKISDYIPHSRISINQFNFPHNINLADEGFNTPGQVDVLLGAGIFWNLLCVGQVVLGKNQPLMQKTKLGWIISGRIFPDKKQYNKQDFLVNCHFTSEVTLENKIEKFWDIEEIPQKRFLSKEDKFCEETFQNTTFRNKNGSFTVTLPERSTVMPLGKSFSMALRRFHTLERKLARDSELRRQYEVFIEEYIQLGHMSQIGSIDNMHTLNNSDKVYYLPHHAVVKQGSATTKCRVVFDGSATTDTGISLNESLMVGPKLQDNLFNILLRFRRHNIVIGADIAKMYRCIWVNEEQRDLQRILWRPNVEEEIKVYKLNTLTYGTAPAAYLAIRCLQQLAHDNKDSFPKAAQVILSDFYVDDLLTGVDTVEEARILKEHISNILEGAEFCLRKWISNRGEVLEMDDSVKRGIEHYLLEGNNNKTLGIYWDAQEDKLHYSINTTIHATKITKRSVLSMIAQVFDPLGLMGPVVLKSKLIMQSLWKLKIHWDESLPLDLHTAWVNYKRNFDIIQNIHINRQVICSNPQRIELHCFTDASEAAYGAAVYLRSTDKSGNHHVGLLCAKSRVAPLKVLSLPRLELCGALLGTRLVGEVISALGIEFDRIYMWTDSTIVLSWIAQDSFNYKTFVSNRISEIQEASKTWTWRHVETKSNPADIISRGVNADQLISYEPWWIGPSWLKMEEESWPKAVKLDNVLPERKVKRQIFVANKDVDIFDRYYNLHKLQRVVAYCMRFVSNCRISKENRVTGCLSIAEREVALVWLIKEMQAQSFPSDIEALKSGQDLPKRSELLSLAPFIDDKGLLRLSGRLKHSDLSFNQKHPIILPRNHKLTELIIMQEHIRNLHASPQLLLATLRLTYWPIAGRRTVRKFLHKCVICFKVKPTAQKYIMGQLPNHRITPSRPFLNCGVDYAGPFETKTSNLRGSRVQKSYLCVFICLATKAVHLEIVSNLSTEAFLNCFKRFVSRRGLCKNIYSDNATNFVGAHRELRELFSLIHNPSCSTAYLEYFSQNQINWHFIPPVSPHFGGLWEAAVKTAKYHLRRVLMNNRFTLEEFSTVIAQIESCMNSRPLTPLTNDPNDLDILTPGHFLIGGPLNAIPPTHFGDINENRLSRFQHLTRITQHFWTRWSKEYLGNQQSRTKWQTPTSGLKPGIMVIIKEDSTPRLKWDVARVTEVHPGLDGVVRVVTVKTARGIFKRPVSKLCVLPIENE; this is encoded by the coding sequence ATGGATGCTTTAATTAAAAGGCGAGGTATTTTAAAAGGTCAATTAACGATTTTCGAAtgttttataaacaatttaacgGAAAGTACAGTATCACAATTACCTACTAGAGTTTCAAAATGCAAAGATTTATGGAATCAATTTGACAATATTCAAACTGAAATTGAGGATACAGATGATACATCACAGCAGTCCAAAGAAAGGCAGGATTTTGAGGAACGGTATTATATAGCTATGGGGAAGGTTGAAGAGTTACAAAATGCTTCAGTAAGCGGTAGTCATATTAATCAAAATCAAAGCATTTCTAGATCGGATAAAAATGTTAAACTACCTCCTTTAGAAATACCATACTTCCACGGAAATTATGAGTCTTGGACAGAATTTTATGATATTTTCACATCGGTTATTCACAATAATAATACATTAAGTAATGCAGAAaagtttcattatttaaaaagggCTTTAAAACATAAAGCAGCGGATACTATACAAAGTTTAAAGGCAACCGACAGTAATTATTTGTTAGCTTTGGATCTTTTAAAAGATAGGTTTGAAAAtccaaaattaattattaaaggtCATATAGATTCGATCATAAAACTTCCACAATTAGTAAAAGAGTCGGGTACTCAATTACGAACATTTTTAGATTCAATCAGAAAGGATATTAGGGCATTAAGTTCTTTAGGTCAACCAATAGAATCATGGGATGTAATTTTATTGGTAATCTTAGAAAGTAAATTAGATATCGCAACAAAACGGGAATGGCAGAAACATGGACCAAAGGCTAACTTCTCAACACTTGCTAATTTTTTagactttatcgaagaaaaaTGTCAATATCTGGAAGAAGGAATTGAGGTTAACAAGGCAACTATTCACAAATCATGGGAAACAAAAGGACGATCGGATAGGCAGCCCACAACTAGTAGGGCATTCATAGAAACAAATGGAAAGGCATGTCATATCTGCGGCAGTTATCATTCTCTATATCAATGTCAGAAATTTAAGGAGCTTTCTTTACAACTGAGAAGAGATGAAGTAAGAAAAACAAATGTGTGTTGGAATTGTCTAAGGATTGGACATAGGGTACAAAATTGCACATCGGGGGGATGCAGATCTTGCGGAAAGAGGCATCACACTTTACTTCACTCGGATAttaataataaagtggaaaatacTCAGATACACAATCAGACAGGTCAAAATACACGCACCATTCAAGGTACTAGCACACACAGGTTACACATGGGAGGTTCTGGCATACAAAACAATACCGGCACACAAAACCAGAAGGCATTTACGTCACAAGCAATACACGGGCAGAATTCTTATGGGCAGGCAGTTAATCAGTCAAGTTCAGATCAAGGTTTTCAGCTTGATGATACAACACTGGGACTAGATACAACTCCAACTGATAACCAAACTACAGGGCAAGGATTTCAACTAGATTCCTTTAAATCAACTCAAATGGTAGAAGAGGTACAAGAACAGGTTTTACTTTCAACAGCCATTATTCACATGGTTGATAACATTGGAAACATGCATAAATGTAGGGCATTGCTAGACTCGGGGTCTCAATCTAACTTCATTACACGCAGCCTAGCAGAGAAGCTGCAACTAACaggtcaaaaaataaatataccagTTGTTGGGATAGGTCAAGGtattacaaatattaaaagaTCAGTGAAGGCTACAATACATTCAAGATTTGAAGGTGGGTATAAATGCAACACAAGTTTTTTGGTTATTGACAAGATTTCGGATTACATTCCACATTCTAGAATTTCAATAAATCAGTTTAATTTTCCTCACAATATAAACTTAGCTGATGAAGGTTTCAATACACCGGGACAAGTTGACGTTCTATTAGGCGCGGGTATTTTTTGGAATTTACTATGTGTAGGGCAAGTGGTACTTGGCAAGAATCAGCCACTTATGCAAAAAACTAAACTCGGCTGGATCATATCCGGTAGAATATTTCCAgacaaaaaacaatacaataagcaAGATTTTCTAGTTAATTGTCATTTTACTTCTGAGGTTACTTtggaaaataaaattgaaaaattttgggATATAGAGGAGATTCCACAGAAGAGGTTTTTATCCAAGGAAGATAAGTTCTGTGAagaaacttttcaaaacacaaCTTTTAGGAATAAGAATGGATCATTTACAGTCACCTTACCTGAAAGGTCGACAGTCATGCCATTAGGTAAATCATTCAGCATGGCACTTAGAAGATTTCATACATTGGAACGAAAATTAGCAAGAGATAGTGAATTACGGAGACAATATGAAGTTTTTATAGAAGAATATATTCAACTAGGGCATATGTCTCAAATTGGGAGCATCGATAACATGCATACTTTAAATAATTCAGACAAGGTATATTACCTACCTCATCATGCGGTGGTAAAACAAGGTTCAGCAACAACAAAATGCAGGGTGGTTTTTGATGGTAGTGCAACTACAGACACCGGCATTTCTCTTAACGAATCACTAATGGTGGGTCCAAAGTTGCAAGACAATTTGTTTAACATATTACTTCGATTCAGAAGGCATAATATAGTAATAGGAGCTGATATAGCCAAAATGTATAGATGTATTTGGGTTAACGAGGAGCAGAGAGATTTACAACGGATACTTTGGAGGCCAAACGTAGAAGAAGAGATTAAAGTTTATAAACTTAACACACTTACATATGGAACGGCACCTGCTGCTTACTTAGCAATCAGATGTTTACAGCAGCTGGCACATGATAACAAAGACAGTTTCCCTAAGGCAGCGCAAGTTATACTTTCAGATTTCTATGTTGATGACTTGCTAACGGGAGTAGATACTGTAGAGGAGGCAAGAATATTAAAGGAACATATTAGCAATATTCTAGAAGGCGCAGAATTTTGCTTACGGAAATGGATCTCTAACCGGGGAGAGGTTTTGGAAATGGATGATTCAGTTAAAAGAGGAATTGAGCACTATTTGTTAGAAGGCAATAACAATAAGACATTGGGAATTTACTGGGATGCACAGGAAGACAAACTTCACTATTCAATAAACACTACAATACATGCTACTAAAATAACTAAGCGGTCAGTGTTATCTATGATAGCGCAAGTTTTTGATCCTCTAGGACTTATGGGACCAGTTGTACTAAAGTCTAAACTCATTATGCAATCTTTATGGAAACTCAAAATACATTGGGATGAGTCACTACCACTAGATTTACATACAGCATGGGtaaattataaaagaaatttCGATATCATTCAAAACATTCACATCAATAGGCAAGTAATTTGTTCAAATCCACAGCGTATAGAACTACATTGCTTTACTGACGCTTCAGAGGCTGCATATGGGGCAGCAGTTTATCTTCGTTCAACGGATAAGTCAGGTAATCATCACGTAGGCTTATTGTGTGCAAAGTCAAGAGTGGCTCCTCTGAAGGTACTTTCATTGCCACGACTTGAACTGTGTGGTGCTTTGTTAGGCACCAGATTAGTAGGTGAAGTTATATCGGCATTGGGTATTGAATTTGATAGGATATACATGTGGACCGATTCAACTATAGTCTTATCGTGGATAGCTCAGGACTCCTTTAATTATAAAACTTTTGTATCAAATCGTATATCAGAAATACAAGAGGCTTCTAAAACCTGGACATGGCGGCACGTTGAAACTAAGAGCAATCCAGCGGATATTATCTCAAGAGGCGTAAATGCGGATCAACTCATTTCTTATGAGCCTTGGTGGATCGGACCATCGTGGCTAAAAATGGAAGAGGAATCTTGGCCCAAAGCGGTCAAACTTGACAATGTCTTACCAGAAAGAAAGGTCAAGCGTCAAATATTTGTGGCTAACAAAGATGTGGACATCTTTGACAGGTATTATAACTTACATAAATTGCAACGGGTAGTAGCATATTGTATGAGATTTGTTTCAAATTGTAGGATATCTAAGGAAAATAGGGTGACTGGTTGTTTAAGCATAGCAGAAAGAGAAGTGGCACTTGTTTGGCTAATAAAGGAAATGCAAGCGCAGTCTTTTCCGTCTGACATTGAGGCATTGAAATCAGGTCAAGATTTGCCAAAGCGTAGTGAGCTTTTAAGTTTAGCACCTTTTATTGATGACAAGGGATTATTGAGACTTTCAGGTAGGCTGAAACATTCAGACTTAAGTTTTAATCAAAAACATCCTATTATACTTCCTAGGAATCACAAACTGACTGAATTGATCATTATGCAAGAGCATATAAGGAATCTACATGCTAGCCCACAACTATTGTTGGCTACTCTTCGATTAACTTACTGGCCCATCGCCGGAAGACGCACGGTACGAAAATTTTTACATAAGTGTGTTATTTGTTTTAAGGTTAAACCTACAGCACAAAAATACATCATGGGTCAACTCCCGAACCATAGGATAACACCTAGCCGTCCATTTCTTAACTGTGGTGTGGATTATGCAGGACCTTTTGAAACCAAGACCAGTAATCTTCGCGGAAGTAGGGTTCAAAAATCATATCTATGTGTATTTATATGTCTTGCTACCAAAGCTGTTCATCTTGAAATTGTTAGTAATTTGAGCACTGAGGCATTTTTAAACTGTTTCAAAAGATTTGTGTCACGCAGGggtttatgtaaaaatatttattcagaCAATGCTACTAATTTTGTGGGTGCTCACAGGGAGCTCAGGGAGTTATTTAGTCTAATTCACAATCCTAGCTGCTCAACAGCATATTTGGAATATTTTTCGCAAAATCAAATTAATTGGCACTTTATACCTCCAGTATCACCACATTTCGGGGGGTTATGGGAAGCTGCAGTTAAAACTGCTAAGTATCATTTAAGGCGTGTTTTGATGAACAATCGTTTCACTTTAGAGGAGTTTTCAACAGTGATCGCTCAAATTGAATCCTGCATGAATTCCCGTCCTCTCACACCCTTAACTAATGACCCCAATGACCTTGACATACTCACTCCTGGCCATTTTTTGATTGGAGGTCCTCTAAACGCTATACCTCCAACTCATTTTGGTGATATCAATGAAAACAGACTCAGCAGATTTCAACATCTTACCAGGATCACTCAGCATTTCTGGACCAGGTGGTCCAAGGAATATCTTGGCAATCAACAGAGTAGAACCAAATGGCAGACTCCTACTAGCGGTTTGAAACCAGGTATAATGGTTATCATCAAAGAAGACTCTACTCCTCGACTAAAATGGGATGTGGCAAGAGTGACTGAAGTTCATCCTGGACTGGACGGTGTAGTTCGTGTAGTTACTGTGAAAACTGCTCGTGGCATTTTTAAACGACCTGTGTCTAAACTATGCGTACTACCGATAGAAAATGAATAG